The sequence CGGCACGACACTCCGTGTCACCGTCGGCGTTAATGTGCCGCGAAAAACGTAGTTCACCTCGACCTTGACCTGAGCTTCAGCGGACGAGACAGTCAGTTTCACGTCGTCGCCCTTGTTCCTGCCACTGGCGGCGGCCACGGTAACCATGTGCCCCTGTCGCTCTATGGCCTGCCGGGCGCGAGCGAGTTCGTCATGGATGATGGCGAGAGCCTCGTCGCGGGCCGGCTCATGTGAACACATGACCACGTCGATATCGACGGACAGGCGGGGCAGATCCTGAACAAACATGTTGATGGCGGTGCCGCCTTTCATCGCGAAGTGGGGCGTGTCAAAAACATCTGGCGCAATCGCCAGCATGAGGCGAACCGTATTGAGGTATTGATCGTTCATTGAGAGGAGGGTGAGCCTTAAGGGGACGTGCGGATCAGGCCTTCAGTGTGAGGCGGGGGCCCCCCTTGCGGCTACTCGTCCAACGCCGGCCGGCCCCGAGCCGGTCGACGTGTCGCTGCAGGTCCTGGCCCCAGGGAAATCCGCTCGCATCACCAAGATCGCGCACAAGCTTGACGACCTTGACGCGCGTACAGTGCGAGAGGAGGGTGTCCAGGACCGTCGGCCGGAGATTGCGAAGCGAGGACGCGAGGCTCATAGCCTCCTCGAGCGACTGCCCCTTCGCACGTCGTTTGCCTATGTCGCTGGTGAGTTCGAGCAGCGCGCGCTCGGGCTCCGAAACGAGCAGCGAGGGATCGCGGTTCGGCAGCGGTGACAGCGCGGTGTTTTCCGGCATGCTCTGGTCGAACAGGCGTGTGGTCTGCAGCGTATAGGGCATATGTTCGCCGACCCAGCCCGGCATGACATAGGGGCGTTCGACCCACAACACAACGCGCTCGCGAAAACTCAGGTTGTGACGTACCCCCTGCCAGTCCAGGGCCGTTCTGCCGCCGACGTGAAGGCCTGGTATCCGCCGGGCCAGATAGGCCAGTATTCCATCCCGGGTGGGCGTGTCGCCAGCTAGCAGATAGGCGCCTTTGGAGAGGCGTTGCAGCCATCCGGCGTTGACCAGATAGGTG comes from Burkholderia sp. GAS332 and encodes:
- a CDS encoding transcriptional regulator with AbiEi antitoxin N-terminal domain: MASKTLQRLMASAPRGQPLDPQMLRDCGVSAQQTTYLVNAGWLQRLSKGAYLLAGDTPTRDGILAYLARRIPGLHVGGRTALDWQGVRHNLSFRERVVLWVERPYVMPGWVGEHMPYTLQTTRLFDQSMPENTALSPLPNRDPSLLVSEPERALLELTSDIGKRRAKGQSLEEAMSLASSLRNLRPTVLDTLLSHCTRVKVVKLVRDLGDASGFPWGQDLQRHVDRLGAGRRWTSSRKGGPRLTLKA